In Candidatus Chlorohelix allophototropha, one DNA window encodes the following:
- a CDS encoding DUF3536 domain-containing protein, protein MTGKVESSSVQICIHGHFYQPPRENPFTGLIPPEPGAEPYANFNDKITAECYSPNAKLNNYRNISFNFGPTLAAWLEKNDPVTYRNVIQADSSNVEKYGYGNALAQVYNHVIMPLARPEDMRVQIEWGIADFQRRFGHLPEGMWLAEAAVNSTVLELLADCGIKFTILAPWQAYHDSVETIDPLEHQLEQTRLRSNVLGSLSHQFHQDERLQWAASVALEHAIIPETFDPNEPYEVTLRNGKSIIVFFYNAPLSGGVSFDHGATSDADSFVKNWIAPQVNLDKLERGVDQLITIATDGELYGHHKSYRDLFLKRLVEHSIEAAGFNVTFPSHWLRTHPPRRKIRILENTSWSCFHGVKRWGEGCDCTPGDTSWKKYLRLAFNVLGMEADRLFNENSPKLFVDPNAALREWLQVYLGFQNENDFAPIHLRLPSDKNMEAARRLLMAQIYKHQMYTSCAWFFEDIDRIEPRNALAAAAITIRLLGRQLNRAAVEQFQHYLEQARSNKPHHYNGLQLYKRGVRWSQRHQVELLISD, encoded by the coding sequence TTGACTGGTAAAGTCGAAAGTTCCAGTGTACAAATCTGCATACACGGTCACTTTTACCAACCGCCTAGGGAAAACCCCTTCACCGGGCTTATTCCGCCTGAGCCGGGCGCTGAACCTTACGCTAATTTTAACGATAAGATTACAGCAGAGTGTTATAGCCCTAATGCCAAGTTGAATAATTACCGCAATATCAGTTTTAACTTTGGACCTACGCTGGCGGCTTGGCTCGAAAAAAATGACCCTGTTACCTACCGCAATGTTATTCAAGCCGACAGTTCAAATGTTGAAAAATACGGTTATGGTAACGCGCTGGCGCAAGTTTATAACCATGTGATTATGCCCCTTGCCCGACCTGAAGATATGCGGGTGCAAATTGAGTGGGGTATTGCCGATTTTCAGCGCCGATTCGGACATTTGCCTGAAGGCATGTGGTTGGCTGAGGCAGCCGTAAATAGTACCGTACTGGAATTATTGGCAGATTGCGGTATAAAATTTACTATACTTGCCCCATGGCAAGCTTATCATGATAGTGTTGAAACCATTGATCCTCTCGAACATCAGTTAGAGCAAACGCGCCTGCGCAGCAATGTATTAGGAAGCCTGAGCCACCAATTCCACCAAGATGAGCGTTTGCAGTGGGCTGCTTCTGTTGCGTTAGAACATGCAATTATCCCCGAAACCTTTGACCCGAACGAGCCTTATGAAGTTACTTTGCGAAATGGGAAAAGCATTATAGTCTTTTTTTACAATGCGCCTCTCAGTGGTGGCGTGTCTTTTGATCACGGTGCAACTTCCGATGCGGATTCTTTTGTAAAAAATTGGATTGCTCCTCAGGTTAATCTTGATAAGCTTGAACGTGGGGTAGATCAGTTAATCACTATTGCTACCGATGGCGAACTTTACGGGCACCATAAATCCTACCGAGACCTGTTTCTGAAACGTCTGGTAGAACATTCGATTGAGGCGGCTGGTTTTAACGTAACTTTCCCTTCTCATTGGTTGCGTACTCATCCACCTCGTCGCAAAATCCGAATCTTGGAAAATACTAGTTGGAGTTGTTTTCACGGAGTCAAACGTTGGGGCGAAGGTTGTGATTGTACTCCCGGTGATACATCTTGGAAAAAATACTTGCGTCTCGCTTTTAATGTTCTGGGCATGGAAGCTGACCGCCTGTTTAATGAAAATAGTCCAAAACTTTTTGTTGATCCGAATGCTGCCTTGCGCGAATGGCTACAAGTATATCTTGGCTTTCAGAATGAAAATGACTTTGCGCCTATTCACTTGCGTTTGCCCTCGGACAAAAATATGGAAGCTGCCCGTCGTTTGTTGATGGCTCAGATTTACAAACATCAAATGTACACCAGTTGTGCATGGTTCTTTGAGGATATAGACCGGATTGAGCCTAGGAATGCGCTGGCGGCGGCAGCAATTACCATCCGTTTACTGGGAAGGCAGTTGAATCGCGCAGCAGTTGAACAATTCCAGCACTATCTTGAGCAAGCTCGCAGTAATAAACCTCATCATTACAACGGTTTGCAGCTTTATAAGCGCGGTGTACGCTGGTCACAACGCCATCAGGTTGAATTATTAATTTCGGATTAG
- a CDS encoding YveK family protein, which yields MELRKYGRILFRYWWIVLLFTVAGGALAYIQYKSTASNYQAAFEVNAGRNDPPPDQTNKGFQDYFNYYQFISSEYVLDDYVMIVKGSVFLNDAVEKLKSTKYPLSPEELKGNFDVERKHREITFTVHTDTEDKALVISKALADTIVQNAGKYIAHGDNTQFSANLIDFPTSAVFNSGRNLLVSSIRLIVGLILGVGLAFLLAYLDNRLRTPEDFKEALGLPIIGVIPAKSLLPFGQNNSNGGNYNPSSSEPEQISARR from the coding sequence ATGGAACTCAGAAAATACGGGCGAATCCTTTTTAGATATTGGTGGATAGTGCTGCTCTTTACCGTTGCGGGCGGAGCGTTAGCTTATATCCAGTACAAATCCACTGCCTCCAATTACCAAGCAGCTTTTGAGGTCAATGCCGGGCGCAACGACCCTCCACCTGACCAAACCAACAAAGGTTTTCAGGACTATTTCAATTATTACCAGTTTATCTCGTCTGAATATGTGCTAGATGACTATGTAATGATTGTAAAAGGCAGCGTCTTTTTAAACGACGCAGTGGAAAAGCTGAAAAGCACCAAATACCCGCTATCCCCGGAAGAACTCAAGGGCAATTTCGATGTAGAGCGTAAACACCGCGAGATTACCTTCACGGTGCATACTGACACCGAAGATAAGGCGTTGGTAATATCCAAAGCGCTGGCTGATACGATTGTGCAAAACGCCGGTAAATATATTGCACATGGTGATAATACGCAGTTTTCAGCTAATTTGATTGATTTCCCGACCAGTGCGGTATTTAACAGTGGGCGCAACCTACTTGTATCCAGTATCCGGCTCATAGTGGGTCTCATTTTGGGAGTAGGGTTAGCTTTCTTGCTGGCGTATCTTGATAACAGGCTGAGAACTCCTGAAGATTTCAAGGAAGCGCTGGGTTTACCCATAATTGGGGTCATCCCTGCAAAATCGCTATTACCTTTCGGACAAAATAATAGCAATGGTGGTAATTATAATCCTAGTAGCTCCGAGCCAGAGCAAATATCGGCGCGGCGGTAA
- a CDS encoding GNAT family N-acetyltransferase — MQINELEVGQFESYEMESYSVFFQSIGPSMMDLGLNIIISNGLFQFASTEAPNVSFLNRVLGLGLSKPASSDDIDRIVKRAYALKVSCTIYVIENHSKPTNLSTLLKERGFTSKARSSVLAYIPGSLPPLAENHSVEAQIRLVTPEQREEFAQVVCEGFELRGGFRRTWEAVSRASVGHPQQICYLAYIHDQLAGGATLFLSKDGNYAGLYSASTLPDFRQHGVQSALLRAMLEEALRRGRQIITAQTPYGGSSEHNLHRLGLETAYVRESYFLPSRR; from the coding sequence ATGCAAATAAACGAGTTGGAGGTGGGACAATTCGAGAGTTATGAAATGGAGTCCTACTCAGTATTTTTCCAATCTATTGGTCCGTCTATGATGGATTTGGGGTTGAACATTATTATCAGCAACGGTCTATTCCAATTTGCCAGCACCGAAGCTCCGAATGTTAGCTTTTTGAACCGCGTACTTGGTTTAGGACTAAGCAAACCCGCTTCTAGCGATGACATAGACCGAATAGTTAAACGCGCTTATGCTCTGAAGGTTTCCTGTACTATTTATGTGATTGAAAACCATTCAAAGCCGACCAACTTATCAACTTTGCTTAAAGAGCGCGGTTTTACTTCTAAAGCTCGTAGCAGTGTTCTTGCTTATATTCCCGGTAGTCTCCCCCCGTTAGCAGAGAATCATTCCGTAGAGGCTCAAATACGGCTGGTAACTCCTGAACAACGTGAAGAATTTGCACAAGTGGTATGTGAAGGGTTTGAATTGAGAGGCGGTTTCCGCAGAACTTGGGAGGCAGTCAGTAGGGCAAGTGTTGGGCATCCCCAGCAAATTTGCTACTTGGCATATATTCATGACCAACTCGCAGGGGGCGCAACTCTATTTTTAAGTAAAGACGGCAATTATGCCGGGCTTTATTCCGCCAGTACCCTACCGGATTTTCGGCAGCATGGTGTACAGAGTGCGCTCTTGCGGGCTATGCTTGAAGAAGCCTTGCGGCGCGGCAGACAAATAATTACCGCTCAAACCCCTTACGGTGGAAGCTCGGAGCATAACCTCCACCGACTCGGTTTAGAAACAGCCTATGTACGCGAAAGTTATTTCCTGCCTTCTCGTCGTTAA
- a CDS encoding DMT family transporter, which produces MIGSEELILTKQQEKKRSGGIVLLVMAAGIWGTVGVSSALLNRIESTPALTIGFLRLAFSAPFLLGVAFFTTRRNPFKARLRDLPLFAALGIAMASYQLFYFMAIPLSSVTLVVVVALCSAPVIVALLSIPIFKEKLTGSVILALGLALAGTGLLTLGGSSNSGDFLKPEYLLGALLALGAGLSYSSITILSKLATRHTKSGNSQTMALSFTFAAILLLGGALLTGNLKLNLAPGVWMMAAYLGLIPTGVAYIIFMQALRRATATAASIVTLLEPGVAAFLAWLLLGESVSLLTLAGTIMLVVSVWILSIRKS; this is translated from the coding sequence ATGATTGGCTCAGAAGAATTAATACTCACAAAGCAACAGGAAAAAAAGAGAAGCGGTGGAATTGTGCTTCTGGTGATGGCAGCAGGGATTTGGGGAACAGTCGGGGTTTCCTCGGCACTGCTCAATCGGATAGAAAGCACACCCGCGCTAACAATCGGCTTTTTGAGGCTGGCTTTTTCTGCTCCCTTTCTATTGGGAGTAGCCTTTTTCACCACCCGACGCAACCCGTTCAAAGCTAGATTGCGCGATTTACCGCTGTTCGCCGCGCTGGGAATCGCAATGGCAAGTTACCAGCTTTTTTACTTTATGGCTATTCCCCTCTCCAGCGTAACTCTGGTAGTAGTAGTGGCGTTATGTAGCGCACCGGTAATAGTCGCGTTACTCTCGATACCGATTTTTAAAGAGAAGTTGACGGGTTCGGTTATCCTAGCGCTTGGACTGGCGCTGGCAGGAACGGGCTTGCTAACCCTAGGCGGTAGTAGTAACAGTGGTGATTTTCTCAAACCGGAGTATCTACTTGGAGCGTTGCTGGCTTTAGGAGCAGGGCTATCGTACTCAAGTATTACTATCTTGTCCAAACTAGCAACACGTCACACAAAGTCCGGCAACAGCCAAACAATGGCTCTATCGTTTACGTTTGCGGCGATTCTGTTGCTAGGGGGGGCTTTGCTCACGGGGAATTTAAAGCTAAACCTAGCGCCGGGAGTTTGGATGATGGCGGCATACTTGGGACTGATACCAACCGGAGTAGCCTACATAATTTTTATGCAAGCGCTCAGACGTGCCACTGCCACCGCCGCTTCAATCGTTACTTTGTTAGAACCGGGAGTGGCAGCTTTTCTGGCATGGTTGTTGCTGGGTGAAAGCGTTAGTCTCTTGACACTTGCTGGAACAATAATGCTGGTAGTAAGTGTATGGATTCTCTCAATTAGAAAAAGTTAA
- a CDS encoding glycosyltransferase has translation MKVALVHDYLNQYGGAERVLEAIADMFPEAPIYTSIYDKRLMEGKFPGHKIYTSFMQRFPGVLKRHQIYLLAYSFAFEHFDLKDYDVVISSSSAWAKGIVTPPNTLHICYCHAPMRFAWDTQDYARRENMSRLAKIGLPLVMEFVRLWDISSAARPHFYVANSQTIAGRIKEYWGREAVVINPPVEVEQIPCNYGPREDFYLMASRLMPYKRLDVGVKAFRELGLPLKIVGTGRDLKNLKDLGGSNIEFLGYVSDEELYELFGQCKAFIQTGAEDFGITQVEAMAAGAPVIAIKQNGPAEVNIEGLTGMFFDEQSPQSLMETVQRFEQMSAQFDSHIIRKHAETFSREIFIKHFHEQIDFCVREFKAAQQKKILAIRPLSDTAEMPNIKEQTAQ, from the coding sequence ATGAAAGTTGCACTTGTACACGATTACCTGAACCAATATGGAGGAGCCGAGCGAGTGCTGGAAGCAATAGCCGATATGTTTCCAGAAGCCCCAATCTACACTTCCATTTATGATAAGAGATTGATGGAAGGAAAGTTTCCGGGTCATAAAATATATACCTCTTTTATGCAACGATTTCCGGGTGTTCTCAAACGCCATCAGATATATTTGCTGGCTTACTCCTTTGCTTTTGAGCATTTTGATTTGAAAGACTACGATGTGGTTATCAGTAGTAGCAGCGCATGGGCGAAGGGAATAGTTACTCCTCCCAATACCCTGCACATCTGCTATTGCCACGCCCCAATGCGCTTTGCTTGGGATACCCAAGATTACGCCCGCAGAGAAAACATGAGTCGGCTGGCTAAAATCGGGTTGCCTTTGGTAATGGAATTTGTTAGACTGTGGGACATATCTAGCGCCGCCCGACCACACTTCTATGTGGCAAATTCGCAAACCATCGCAGGGCGTATCAAAGAATACTGGGGACGTGAGGCAGTAGTGATAAATCCCCCGGTAGAGGTTGAGCAAATCCCCTGCAATTATGGTCCGCGTGAAGATTTTTATTTGATGGCATCGCGCCTAATGCCCTATAAACGTTTGGATGTTGGGGTAAAAGCGTTTCGGGAACTGGGATTGCCCTTGAAAATTGTGGGAACCGGACGCGATTTGAAAAATTTGAAGGATTTGGGCGGCTCAAATATTGAGTTTTTAGGCTATGTATCGGACGAAGAATTGTATGAATTATTCGGTCAATGTAAAGCCTTCATCCAAACCGGCGCGGAAGATTTCGGGATTACTCAGGTTGAGGCTATGGCAGCAGGTGCGCCGGTAATCGCCATCAAGCAGAACGGACCCGCCGAAGTAAACATCGAGGGGCTAACCGGAATGTTCTTTGATGAACAGTCTCCCCAATCTCTAATGGAAACAGTACAGCGTTTTGAGCAAATGAGCGCCCAATTCGACTCACATATAATTCGCAAGCACGCGGAAACTTTTAGCCGTGAAATCTTTATCAAACATTTCCACGAACAAATTGACTTTTGTGTACGCGAATTCAAAGCAGCACAGCAAAAAAAAATTTTGGCGATACGCCCTTTGAGTGATACGGCTGAAATGCCCAATATCAAAGAGCAAACGGCGCAGTAA
- a CDS encoding undecaprenyl-phosphate glucose phosphotransferase: MSSVEQNKPFSSDQETLFRERGNTSATLEFEKLSEMNNEIKPFKFGHPADKDDEAPKCQFDISGSFQILNSKHATLNQNQNKSTASRERLFYALRLVMDSLLILLAFGLAYFVRYVLQIGVEVLEEYQVPFTNYIPIELAYTFVLLVTLHFKGFYRRKQVLSFLDELGTILSSTLIAVASMMVLVFISRPLAFSRLMFVFLIPTTILTLAIERIVVKRIRRSLWHRGIGVRRLLVVGATDAASRLMDAVVANPDHRYRLAGYVDDETRFSEWILPPRYLDGQPVSCLGTFDNLSALLSSHKIDEVIIALPATHHTTINDIINICRESDVDFNLIPDIFEMRLDSLNFTEINGVPLIGFKGTNLTGWNYVLKRAMDITLALTTLIILSPFLLLIALLIKLDSKGPIIYKQTRVGKHGKTFTFFKFRSMKVGSDQQLNNLTHLNETGGPTFKIANDPRRTRLGKFLRRTSLDELPQLFNILFGQMSFVGPRPPIDREVEQYEEWHYRRLEVACGLTGLWQISGRSKLSFDDMVKLDIYYAENWSLWLDFKILIRTIPAVLKGEGAY, translated from the coding sequence TTGAGTTCAGTTGAACAGAATAAACCCTTTAGCTCTGACCAAGAAACCTTGTTCAGAGAAAGAGGAAACACCTCTGCGACTCTGGAGTTTGAGAAGCTTTCAGAAATGAACAACGAAATCAAACCTTTTAAATTCGGGCATCCCGCCGATAAGGACGATGAAGCCCCGAAATGCCAGTTTGATATTTCAGGCTCTTTCCAGATTTTGAATTCAAAACACGCCACGCTAAACCAGAACCAGAACAAATCGACAGCAAGTCGGGAACGCCTGTTTTACGCCCTGCGGCTGGTAATGGATTCTTTACTAATTTTGCTGGCATTTGGGCTGGCTTATTTCGTGCGCTATGTTTTACAGATTGGGGTTGAAGTTCTTGAAGAATATCAAGTTCCCTTCACCAATTATATTCCAATTGAGTTAGCCTACACCTTCGTTTTGTTAGTCACTCTCCATTTCAAAGGTTTCTATCGCCGAAAACAGGTGCTCTCATTTCTTGACGAACTCGGCACTATCCTCAGTTCTACTCTAATCGCAGTTGCCAGTATGATGGTGCTGGTTTTCATCAGCCGTCCACTGGCTTTTAGCCGTCTCATGTTTGTTTTTCTAATCCCTACAACCATTTTAACGCTGGCAATAGAACGCATCGTAGTTAAGAGGATAAGACGCTCACTGTGGCATCGTGGAATTGGCGTACGTAGGTTACTGGTAGTAGGAGCGACAGATGCCGCCTCACGTCTGATGGATGCAGTAGTAGCCAACCCAGATCATCGCTATCGGCTGGCTGGTTACGTTGATGATGAAACCCGCTTTTCGGAGTGGATTTTACCACCACGCTATTTGGATGGGCAACCGGTATCTTGCCTAGGTACTTTTGATAACTTGAGTGCACTTTTATCTTCGCATAAAATTGACGAAGTTATTATCGCCCTACCCGCAACGCACCATACCACTATCAACGATATAATAAATATATGTAGAGAAAGCGATGTTGATTTTAACCTGATACCCGATATTTTTGAGATGCGCCTCGACTCGTTGAATTTCACCGAGATTAATGGCGTACCACTGATTGGATTCAAGGGTACTAATCTAACTGGTTGGAATTATGTTTTAAAACGGGCGATGGATATTACCTTAGCACTCACCACGCTAATAATCCTCTCCCCGTTCTTATTATTGATCGCCTTGCTTATCAAACTGGATTCTAAAGGACCGATTATCTACAAACAGACCAGAGTAGGCAAACACGGTAAAACCTTTACCTTCTTTAAGTTCAGATCAATGAAGGTAGGCTCAGATCAGCAACTGAATAACCTGACCCATCTCAATGAAACCGGCGGACCTACTTTTAAAATTGCCAATGACCCTCGCCGTACCAGATTGGGGAAATTCTTGCGTCGCACCAGCCTTGATGAATTACCTCAGCTTTTTAATATCCTGTTCGGGCAAATGAGCTTCGTTGGACCACGCCCACCAATTGATCGAGAAGTGGAACAGTATGAGGAATGGCACTATCGCCGCCTTGAAGTGGCATGCGGGCTAACTGGTTTATGGCAGATAAGCGGGCGAAGCAAACTCTCGTTCGACGATATGGTGAAATTAGATATATACTATGCTGAGAACTGGTCGCTCTGGCTAGATTTTAAAATCCTGATTCGCACAATCCCGGCGGTTCTTAAGGGGGAGGGAGCATACTAG
- a CDS encoding aminotransferase class I/II-fold pyridoxal phosphate-dependent enzyme, producing the protein MAKFVAKRMDIVPPSGIRRFFDIAATMQDVISLGVGEPDFVTPDNIRRAAVDSIEKGQTRYTSNAGILELRQLVQAHLNHRYGVDYDPIHEMIITVGVSEALQTVCLASLNPGEEVLIPEPSFVSYAPSVIFAGATPVYVPTSVDEQFMPTVADLEARVTPNTRALLLGYPNNPTGAVLTPQRALEIAEFAKKHDLLVFSDEIYDRLVYGVEHICIAALPGMKERTVTLGGFSKAYAMTGWRIGYVCAPADIIGASLRIHQYAIMSAPTAGQHAAIEALKNNEHSVLEMVAEYDRRRQFMVKSFNEIGLPCFEPKGAFYTFPSIKATGMNEDDFCEKLLVEEHVAVVPGYSFGPSGAGHIRACYATSLPKIEEAMERINRFVRRYSSVGVR; encoded by the coding sequence ATGGCAAAGTTTGTGGCTAAACGTATGGACATTGTGCCGCCCAGCGGTATTCGGCGATTCTTTGATATTGCCGCCACTATGCAGGATGTTATTTCATTGGGTGTTGGTGAGCCTGATTTCGTAACTCCCGATAATATTCGTCGAGCAGCGGTTGATTCAATCGAAAAAGGTCAAACCCGCTACACTTCCAACGCCGGTATTTTGGAACTGCGGCAGCTTGTGCAAGCGCACTTGAATCATCGCTATGGAGTAGATTACGACCCTATCCATGAGATGATTATCACAGTGGGGGTGAGTGAAGCCCTTCAAACGGTATGCTTAGCTTCGCTTAATCCGGGTGAAGAAGTGTTGATACCTGAACCGAGTTTCGTATCATACGCGCCTTCGGTTATTTTTGCCGGTGCAACTCCGGTTTATGTACCAACCAGCGTCGATGAACAATTTATGCCGACGGTAGCCGACCTTGAAGCGAGGGTAACGCCTAACACCCGTGCGCTGTTGCTGGGTTATCCCAACAACCCTACCGGAGCGGTGTTAACTCCTCAACGCGCCTTAGAAATTGCCGAATTTGCCAAGAAGCATGACTTATTGGTTTTCAGCGATGAGATTTATGATCGCTTGGTTTATGGTGTTGAGCATATTTGCATCGCCGCACTACCGGGCATGAAAGAGCGCACCGTCACTTTAGGCGGCTTTAGCAAGGCTTATGCAATGACCGGATGGCGTATTGGCTATGTATGCGCTCCTGCCGATATTATCGGAGCTTCTCTCCGTATTCACCAGTATGCAATTATGAGCGCTCCCACTGCTGGACAACATGCCGCGATTGAAGCCCTGAAGAATAATGAACATTCGGTGCTAGAAATGGTCGCGGAATATGATCGTCGCCGCCAGTTTATGGTCAAATCTTTCAACGAAATCGGGCTGCCATGTTTTGAGCCAAAGGGCGCATTTTACACCTTCCCCAGTATCAAGGCTACTGGTATGAACGAAGATGATTTCTGCGAAAAACTTTTGGTAGAGGAACATGTAGCGGTAGTGCCGGGATACTCGTTTGGTCCAAGCGGAGCAGGACACATTCGCGCCTGTTATGCTACCAGCCTGCCAAAAATAGAGGAAGCTATGGAGCGCATTAACCGCTTTGTACGCCGCTATTCTAGCGTTGGAGTGCGGTAA
- a CDS encoding CpsD/CapB family tyrosine-protein kinase encodes MSNSSIGGIEKLVTLADPRSPAAEAYKDLRTNIQFSGLDRQLRALLITSARPDEGKSETLANLAVSFAQAGNKVLMIDCDLRRPSLHILFGLEQEPGLSNVILEAGGFASSSKNGSGIGSIKFPILETGVPNLRLLPAGLQAPNPAEILGSNLMREIIEQLRGEADYLFFDSPPLLAVTDAAVLSTRLDGVLLTLKANKTKRDDAKEAKEQLEKVRANIVGVVLNEVKSGANRYSY; translated from the coding sequence ATGAGCAATTCCAGTATAGGGGGTATAGAGAAATTGGTGACATTGGCAGATCCGCGTTCACCTGCCGCCGAAGCATACAAAGACTTACGCACCAATATTCAATTCAGCGGGCTTGATCGCCAATTACGCGCCTTGCTTATCACCAGCGCGCGCCCTGATGAGGGCAAATCTGAAACACTAGCAAATCTAGCGGTGTCCTTTGCCCAAGCCGGAAATAAAGTTTTAATGATAGATTGTGATCTGCGCCGTCCGAGTCTCCATATTCTTTTCGGATTAGAGCAAGAACCCGGTCTATCAAATGTCATTCTTGAAGCGGGCGGGTTTGCCTCGTCTTCAAAGAACGGTTCAGGGATTGGTTCAATCAAATTCCCGATCCTGGAAACCGGCGTGCCAAATTTGCGGTTGCTACCAGCCGGGTTGCAAGCTCCAAATCCTGCCGAGATTCTTGGCAGTAACCTGATGCGCGAAATAATCGAGCAACTTCGCGGAGAAGCTGATTATCTTTTCTTTGACTCGCCTCCCCTTTTGGCAGTAACCGATGCAGCAGTATTATCCACTCGTTTGGATGGAGTGCTGTTAACGTTAAAAGCCAATAAAACCAAGCGGGATGATGCTAAAGAAGCGAAAGAACAACTCGAAAAAGTGCGCGCCAATATTGTAGGCGTGGTGCTGAACGAGGTGAAAAGCGGCGCAAACCGCTACAGTTATTAA
- a CDS encoding alanyl-tRNA editing protein — MTEKLYYIDPYLQEFEAKIVTISEDRLAVALDRSLFFTPGGGQPTDTGTLTIDGEIYNVTEAYSSEGLTWHKLDRALPTGLKGQSLKGALDWERRYAIMRHHTALHVLNGVAYLAFGALVTGGQIYTDRARIDLTLEDLNPEKVAYIEKESNAIIAKAFDTIPRLVTQEEAATMPELVRTLNAMPPQSEKMRVVEIAGLDRQFCGGTHVANIRELGTLKVLGTRSKGKVNKRIEIGLE, encoded by the coding sequence ATGACCGAAAAATTGTATTACATAGATCCTTATTTACAAGAATTTGAAGCCAAAATCGTAACTATAAGCGAGGATAGATTGGCTGTAGCCCTCGATCGCAGCTTGTTCTTTACGCCCGGTGGTGGACAGCCAACTGACACCGGAACTCTCACGATTGATGGTGAAATCTATAATGTCACCGAAGCCTATAGCTCGGAAGGGCTAACTTGGCATAAGCTCGACCGCGCGTTACCAACCGGATTAAAAGGGCAGTCCTTGAAAGGTGCGCTCGATTGGGAGCGTCGCTATGCAATTATGCGTCATCATACCGCCTTGCATGTGCTTAACGGCGTGGCTTATCTCGCTTTCGGGGCATTGGTTACGGGCGGTCAAATTTATACTGATCGTGCCCGCATAGACTTGACCTTAGAAGACCTGAATCCGGAGAAGGTGGCATATATTGAGAAAGAGTCGAATGCGATAATTGCCAAAGCCTTCGATACTATTCCACGTCTGGTTACTCAGGAAGAAGCGGCAACTATGCCAGAATTGGTGCGTACCCTTAATGCCATGCCACCGCAGTCAGAAAAAATGCGTGTTGTGGAAATAGCCGGGTTAGATCGGCAGTTTTGCGGCGGCACTCACGTTGCCAATATTCGTGAGCTTGGAACCCTAAAGGTTTTGGGTACTCGTAGTAAGGGTAAGGTAAACAAGCGCATTGAGATTGGTCTTGAATAA
- a CDS encoding YveK family protein, protein MQLKDYINVLKKRWWLALLVAMVAAGVAFGYSLSQPKTYQAIAKLQGDVGKPDNNLWASLKEQINGYPARFDSVEFASAINERGKFDLPIDEIRGKIKVQARPAEYTFVITVDDTDAKRAAAIANTSGQILVDENEQKIAGYNQDQQTYIKLTSPAAVPDKPNGPRTNLNTAAGAALGLVIGLIFIFAVEFFDDTIKSEEELKRLTGLTVLGSVPIWKGTRNDSSYNSTINTDAAANNSRPIKAGSKRD, encoded by the coding sequence ATGCAACTCAAGGATTATATAAACGTCCTGAAAAAAAGATGGTGGCTGGCATTGCTGGTAGCAATGGTAGCGGCAGGAGTAGCTTTTGGATATAGCCTCAGCCAGCCAAAAACCTATCAGGCTATCGCCAAATTGCAAGGTGATGTGGGCAAACCGGATAATAACCTGTGGGCTTCACTAAAAGAGCAGATAAATGGCTACCCTGCCCGTTTCGACTCGGTTGAGTTTGCTTCTGCCATTAATGAGCGGGGCAAATTTGATCTTCCAATTGACGAAATCAGAGGCAAAATCAAAGTACAGGCGCGACCAGCCGAATATACCTTTGTAATTACCGTAGATGATACGGATGCAAAACGTGCCGCCGCTATTGCCAACACCTCCGGTCAGATTCTGGTGGATGAAAACGAGCAAAAAATTGCCGGATATAACCAAGATCAGCAGACCTATATTAAATTAACCAGTCCTGCCGCAGTACCTGATAAGCCTAACGGACCGCGTACCAACCTTAACACCGCCGCAGGAGCAGCATTAGGACTTGTCATTGGTTTGATATTTATTTTTGCTGTTGAGTTTTTTGACGATACTATTAAGAGCGAAGAAGAGTTAAAGCGTTTGACCGGATTGACGGTGTTGGGAAGTGTACCGATTTGGAAAGGTACAAGAAATGATTCCTCTTACAATTCAACTATTAACACCGATGCCGCTGCGAACAATTCAAGACCGATCAAAGCAGGCAGCAAACGCGATTAA